aggagatcttccccacccagcgatcgaacctgcatatcttacatctcttgcattggcaggtgggtttgaAATAGATACACTACTTGCGAATCCATACATGATGGCTGAAACATCACTGAAAAATAGCTAtaccttaaatttttaaaatgggactTAAATAATTACACTCTAAAAggacggcaaaaaaaaaaaaaaagggcagaaaaaaTAGATTGGACAAATAGAAACAAACCTCAGGTCGCAAAATGCAATCAAGAAAACGATATATTCAaggaacagatttttttaaaaaagcaacttcTGGTCTGTCCTTCAGATTACATGATTCATCCAATCAATTAAGTTTATTGAGGCTCCACCATGTAAACAATCCAGGTTTAAAGGAGAAGCAAGCCATTGAACAACATGCATTTTCTGGGTAACACTACAGCATACTGGAGAATCAACAGTGAAATAAAGTTACAGGTAATATAGAAGAACACATTCTCTATTTTCATGTGTGTTATCTTCATCTCAGAAGTCCAATCTCCACCCACGCAAGACTGATATTTACGGAGAGCTATATTGGCTTGTGTGCCACTGTGCCAGGTATCAGCCACAACACATGGAGAGAAAGTTTGTGGAAACTCTTGAAATGATCCTGAGAAAGGAGGATTCTTTCAGACAGCTGCATTGGTCAAAAGGGAAATAGTTTCCTCAATAGTGGTTGGTAGGTTTTTCGAGCAGATAATTTCATGCATGGATTTTCAGCTCTCCTAAGGCACTGCTGGCATCCAGTGAACCTTCTCAATTCAATGGAGTTTATGTGGTATTGAGTGCTCAGCTGCTCatgcgtgtccaactctttgcactcccatgggcagaagagcctggtaaggtacagtccatgggatttttcaggcaagaatactggagtgggttgccatttccttgtccaggataTTGAGTGGAAACATCAAAAGGTATCAACTTCTAGTTATAGAATAAACAAGTCAAGGGAGTGTAGTGTACCTCATGGTGAATATGGTCAATTATATTCATTGCATACTTGAAAAATGCTAAGAGACTTGACCTTCAAAGTTCTtctgatggggacttccctggcagtccagtggttaaaacttcaagCTTCCGCTGCacgggtacaggttcaatccctggtctgagaacaaagatcccacatgttgcacagccaaataataaacaaaaactaactgccggggtccagccccagtggatccagggaactTGAAGTGGGGACGGTGTCGGTGACCAGGAAACAATAGATAAACTAAGCATTaatgaaagatataaagagtggttaaataaggatagctcagaaggaaaattcagcagagaaaagaggctgaataacttggttaacgtggaaagccaataaaattccATGACAAGGAAATTGCGTCACCTATGTAGGCTGcaggcatcctcccgttctcccgaaggagaggatacactaaggcctccccgtcagatcttagaagcccaggcaaaattagtaggcttgacgagactccacgctccagatgggaattcagccagaaggtgagagaaagaacgacatgaggAGGCCAGTCTTTCCAGGAACTGATCcgtttttttattttccaggtcCGCTTTTATACATTGAGTTATACACAGAGATAAATGGAAAATACAAAGTCACACGGGGTTAGCAGTCCTGATCCTTATTGAAACCACCCTTTTTTTCTGCATTCCTTCCGATATACAAAGTtctcaggtgatttacatcatcttctggccaagagGCCTGCTAACATTTTATGTCCCTTTCTGATGATGATTAGTCAACCAGAAAACTCATTTTCGCCAAAGGTGACTTTTCTTAAGTCAGGCACCACCTCTGAAGGCACCAGATAaatttgcattcctacagggcaaaggtgcagtgggctataatcaagaaaagaatttacttagcctagggtccaacgtgattaatatcaaggttaatacttatttctcttatatgttagttatattcattaatgtgcATAAGGGGCAAGGGATATGGAGATGTAGCAGCAAatattggctcaacaatgaaaccCTCCACAGGAATAATTCCTAACTAGCCTACTAatactatactaatagttttctgaCTTCccaaaagaatctgtttttagaaagtttagagcatctcgtgcctctcacggttgggaggctgtgaacaatcacatgtggctggacaagcctgtcaggcaggctagagaacctttagaggagtttgtaggttgaaacactcttgtcacgcccaggaatttttattaagtggagctctaagttaactccttctctgagagaggtggtgggagacagccccccgtaaagtcagaggtgtaagtgagagcacaaagcagtaaagtaggcaggctctggttttggGGATAGATGCTGGAGAacttccagggggactcctgagggtCGATCCCGCCTTGCATatcctgagcctccttcctcatgacctttgccgcaggcagagttcctcacgctggctcccggcaactaactaaataaatgtgGCAAAATTCTGATCACAAGATAATAATTCATATCATCTGTGAAGGTGGAGGGATGGcaactagacttactgtgatcATTTTGGATACAAATATCCATTCATTGTGTCATctatctgaaattaatataattgtACATCGATTAACAGGGAATGATACTAAGGACTTACAGAATAGTTACAATTATTATTGAAGGTGTCTACTAGATATTTAgcactttatccattcattttaaCAACTCAAGAGCAGAACCTTAGAGTTCTAGCATCCCTCAGGAGCAGCAGGAGTGGGGAAATAGTGGGGAAACAAGAAGCCAAGACATGCGAGACCTGGAGCAACCACAGGCGAAAATCTGAAGAGGCACTGATatggaaaacaaaactgtaattcagcAGGTAGAAGACAACGAAGGTGACCATCAGCATCAGGATGGTGTGGGCGGCTCTGGTCTCTGGGGGGCATCTGTGGTGTCCAGTGGGGGTGAGGATATACTGCACCCTCTGGTGGTGTCTGTGCAAGAGAAGCACCATGGAGCCACTGGACCAGACCATGAGGCCAATAAACACGGCATTAGAGATGAACCACAAGTAACCTAAGCCTATGATATTACCTGAAACTGAGCAGAACCAATTGTCTTGGGAATCAGTATAGTTGTGTGTGTCTGGAGGACCAGTGATTTTCACAGGAAGGTAGATGTACATTAAGAGACTGAACATCCAGCAGGTGAAGCAGGAAGGACCAATGACTTTGGGGGCCCTTCCTCTGAGCATAACCCATTGCGCTCTCCTGGGGGTGAGAGTGAAGGACTGATAGGTGCTCAGGACGCAGGTGGAACACAGGGTGGTGCTGAGAGCCACCCTCTGTACGTAATACACAAACTTACACCCAAGACCTGACAGGGGCTTCCTCAAAACAAAAGCAGCCATTGTGTAGGGAACCCCAGAGGACAGAAGAAACAAAAGGTTGGACAGGGCCATGTGGCTGAGAATGGTGTGTGGAGGTCTCTGGTTGTGGCCCAGCAAGACTGGAGAGATGTTGTGGAACAAAAGGATGACATTGGCCAGAGACCCAACTCCTATCTGTGTCAGATACGTGGTTTTCAGGGCTGCCTGGCTTATGGTTCTCAGGGCATCTCTGTGAAAAGACATGGACAGGACTTTGGAGTGGCCTGGAGCAGACAGGAGACCCTGCAGACAGAGACACCAGCAGTCTTCTTATGCAACTAACAGTGGACAAGGATTCCCACATTTTATTTCTCCTGAAAAGAGAAGACACTGTCATAGTCCAGAGAAGTGACTTTAACAGGATAACATATTCCTGATACCAGTTAAGCATCcaccattattattttatattttaaattttacttttatttaaaatttttaaataaagcgcTAATTGCGTTACAACGTTTtgatagtttctgctgtagaacaaCGTGAATCagatataagtatacatacatatatgtatatctcccctgcctcttgagcctcccccaTCTCCCAGTTGTGCCCCTCGAGGTCATGAGAgggcaccgagctgagctccccgtgTTATACAACAGCTTTCTATTTGCTTTATATCCTGATTGCCTACCTCCATGTAAGGTCTGTCTATCAACTTTGGAAACATGTCTGCCTTCTTCAGCAACATCGTTGGCTTAGTTCAACCATTTTCAATGTCATTattctcagaaacagaaaaaaaaaaaaaaagacccaaatttGTAGTCATTCAAAAAATACCCACACGGTGAAAGAATCTTGAGGAAGAACAACAAAGCATGAAACTTCTATATTTCAAATTGTATGTCAGATTTATAGTAACAGAAACACATATGGGCATTTAAAcagacagatcaatggaacagaataaagaggcACAAACAAACCCAAGCTCCAGTGGTCAATTAAGTTTTGACAGAGACACTaagaatatataatagaaaaaggATAGTTTCTTCAACAAGTGCTATTTGGAAAACTGAACATCCACATCTAAAGACTGACACTGGTAGTCACAAACCTACCAAATTCTGACTGAACGAGAAAAATGTAATGCATGTATAATAGGTGTTAATAGATTAGACTTACTGTAACCACCTGGCAACATAGACAAACACGGAATCATTATTTTGTACACATGAAACTCATATAATGTTATGTCAGTTATGTcccaattttaaaaactacaagaAAAGCTGCAGACTATCTTACATCGCACACAAAAATGGTCTCAACTGGGCTAAGACTGGAATGTAAGAGCTGAAACCATGAAACTCTGAGAGGAAAGAAGTGAGCTCCTTGACATCGGTCTTGGTCATGACGGCTTGAATTTAACAAGAAAAGCAAAGGTAAACGAATGGGAGTGTATCACATAAGACctctgcagagcaaaggaaagcaTGAAGAGGCAGCTATGCAACAGGAGACAATATTAGCAATCCACACACCCAGTAATGAGTGAACATCCAAAATGTAAAAGGAATTTCTGGAAAACCCAAAACCCAGCTTAAAATGTACAAAGGACTCCAGTAGACATTTGTCCAAAAACAGCAAACCGAGGGCTAAAAAGGTTCATGGCCAGGTGCTCAGGATCTCTAGTCATCAGATCAAAATCCCAATGTGATAGCGTCTCTCACCTGTTCGTGTCTCTTCCCCAAAAGACAAGAGGGAGCAAATTGGCAGGGATGTTGAGAAAAAGGCACacttatgcactgttggtgggaacatgaACAGGTACAGCCTCTGCAGAAAACGTTAAAATTCCTGAGAAACTAGAACCAGATGTGCCATGTGACCAGCAGTCCTGCTTCTAGTGTGTATACAAGGGGGTGAAATCAGGATCTCAGAATAATGTCTGGACCCCTGTGTTCATTGCTGCCTTGTTACCACAagagccaagacacggaaacaacccAAGCACCCACTGACAGATGAGTCGGTTAGGGAGCTGAGGtgcattatacagtggaatataaCTCAGTTTTTCAAAGGTGGAAATCCTTCcttttgcaacagcatggataaATCTCGAGGACACTTCGGTGTGTGAAATATCCAGACATAGatatttgccattcccttctccatttctgTCAATGATAGgtagaattataaaaaaaaaaaaatcagtctcatAGAAACAGAGTCGAATGGTGGTTGCCTGGGAACTGGGGTTGGGGGAAATGGGAAAAGATGGTAAAGGGATACAGTCTTTCAGCTATAAGGTGAACAAGGTCTGAGGGCTAATGTAGAACCTGGTGCCCACAGGTGAGGACACCTAATATGTGAGGTGATGTATGCATAAGTTCAGTCAACTGTGGGCTCCTTCAGAAGGTGTACATGTATTACATCATGATGTACATTTTAGATCCACTGCAATTTCAGTAATCAATTATGGTCCATCACCTCTTTCCTCTTGGGCTGAGTATTTGCTGGGGTGAGTGATGTGGTCATAGCTACTGTTTGTCCATTGTGTGGAACACACACAAAGATCACCCCACATGGCAAGTGCCTCCCTGAAACCAACATTTATCACCCAGAATTGCAGGGCACACCTGCCCCCACCCGACCCATGAGCACCAGCCTCAAACAGTCACACACGGGGGCTCACCACCACAGCTAGAGTCAGAAATGAACCCACAGAAGGGGCCCTTGTGATGAGACAGGGACACACATTCCAGTGCCTGCCACCCCCAGGGGCCTCTCTGGACCCATAGGTGTGGGTGGACCAGCCTGGGCATGAAAGTGTCCATGAATTTGGACAGGGAGTGATAaaaagttatgtctgactcttggcgaccccatgaactgtagccctccagggtcctctgtccatggcattctccaggcaagaattctagagagggcagctatttccttctccagaggattttcttgacccagggatggaatctgggtctcctgctttgcgggtagtttctttaccatctgagtcaccagagaagcctaatTCGGACAAGGTGGGAATCCTATTCACAAAGGGCCTCCCACTTAATATAAGCACCTCCAAAGGCTCTTCTCCTAACACCCTTGTCTTTAAGATAtaggatttcagcatatgaataTTTGTGGGACACAAACATCAATTTTTGGCATGGCCCAAGGTACATTTCATTGTATTTCTGAATATAAAACATTGAATTATCACAGAGGGTACTCCTTCAATTCCTAATTCCAATCTTTCAAAAATCTAACGATGCTTGTTTTCTAACATTTACACTACTATGTCAGGTTGGAAAGTTAACTGAATTCCATTTCAATACAAATTcgtttttcttttccctgctgCTCGTGGTAATAAGGCTGAGGAGATTTTGACATTCAGTTAGAGAGGAGAAGACATGAGCCACACTgacacacataacataaaacacAGAGAGAGTCATGAAAGGCAAATCATGGCAGAAAATACAGAGACTTCATCCAGTGAAGGAGAATGTCAGTATTGTTACAGGGCatcctttttctctgtatttctgtttgtatgtgtgtgtgtctgtcactgGATCTTATTTCAGGACTTTCAGGTTCTAACCCAAACTCTTGCACATCAACCTATTCCATGATATTCACACCCAGCCCTAATCAATTAGGTCCTCGGTCAGTAGACACTTTTATGCAATATTGAGAAGCCCTCAGCTCTGGTCATACAGGACTTGGCAGAGATTCCACAGTGAACCCCTCCCTCTTGCCCTCATTGTCAGGGACACCAGGACACACGGGTCTTCAGTGAACTCACAGCTCTGGTCCCACTCAGATACACACCCCAGTACATTCCCCGCTTCCACCTGCCATCCAGGGCATGGACGGGGCAGCTCAGGACAAGGCAGGGGAGCACCTGTCCTGCCCAAGATGCTGACAACACAGTTCTGAGCCCCTCTCCTGCTGAGAGCCGGCTCTCCTGTTTCCTGCCTTGAGACTGAACACAAGGGAGCACTCACCTGCCTGCACTTGGCGCCACACTCTGTGCAGGGAAGTGTCAGTCAGGATGGGCCCCAGTTATAGGGACAGGGTCCCTGGGCCCGCTGTCCCCACAGAGGAGCCATTATCATGTCATCTGGAGCGGAGGTGACACTGTCTGCATGGAGAGTCTGGGGCGTCTCCAGTGGGGGGCAGATCTTACCCCCATTGCTCGTCACCCTCACCCACGCCTGGGGACTACTGACAACTCCTGGCAATTACTGAGAAGGTCCCCGTGAGCACctgagcagagggcagggagagtTTTCTGAGTTCCCTGTGGGAGAGCCCAAGTTTACAGTGAAAGTCATAGCTGGGGGAGGGACACTCACAGAGCACCAGGGCTCCCTTCACTGTGTCCCGTTGGGCATTTTCCCTCATGGTCTCACTTTTCCAAACTGTTCCAAATTGTGTTCACACTGATCCTCAGCACGTGATCTGGAGGCTGGTCTTCCCCTGAGCTTAAGTTCCACTATCTTTCCTCATTATAGCCTcaggtctattttatctgaaaacACAACTCTGAAGGCAGTATCTGTCCTTAGAAATGTCAGATGTCCCTCACTTCCACATACTCTGCACGGAAACTATAATTTGCCCTAAATCACCATGGATCCTTTTCCTTGGGTCTCTCCTTGGACCACCAGCGCATATCCGAGTGCTGGGTCATTTGGACTGGGAAGGAGACAAAGTAGTCTTTAAAATGGAGACCGTTTCAAGagacaagtgaagtgaagtcgctcagtcatgcccgactctttgcgaccccatggacagtagcctgcaccatgctcctccgtcagtgggattttctaggcaagagtactggagtgggttgccgtttccttctccagggaatcttccctacccagggatcgaacccaggtctcctgcattgtagacaaacgctttaccgactgagctaccagggaagtccaaaaggaCACTACTAATGATCAAaggttaaatttaaaaagaagatataacaactgcAAATTCATATGCACCCAACAGAGGAGCACCTCGATATACAAGAGAAATATTAAcagatctaaaaagaaaaatccatggTAACACCATCGTAGTGGGGTCTTCACCACCCCAATTAtgtcaatggacagatcatccagacagaaaataaatcaagaaacatGTTAAACCAACCAgatctcaccacttttattcaacctAATTTTGAAAGTTCTAGCCatagtaatcagagaagaaaaagaaataaaaggaatccacatttgaaaggaaatagtaaaactgtcactgtttgcagatgatgcaATATTatatattgctaagtcacttcagttgtgtccaactctgtgcgatcccatagatggcagcccaccaggctcccccgtccctgggattctctaagcaagaacactggagtgggttgccatttctttctccaatgcaggaaagtgaaaagtgaaagtgaagtcgctcagtcgtgtccgactcttagcgaccccatggactacagcctaccagactcctccatccatgggattttccaggcaagagtactggattggggtaccattgacttctctgaatattatatataaataattctaaaGATGTATCAGAAAACTACCAGAGCTCACTTATGAATTCAGGAACACTGCAGGagacaaaattaatacacagaaatctctcaCATTTACATTAGAACAACAAGctgttagaaaaagaaattaaggaaacagttcatttaccattgcatcaagaATAAAATATCTCTGAATAAACCTACTGTAGGAGATAAAAGAACTATACTCGAAAAGTctgagatgctgatgaaagaaactaaagTGACACAAAGGAGGGACAGATATATTCTGCTCTCAGATGGAAGAATCAATGCTGTTAAGATGATGATACTGTTACCGAAAATGGGGTCCAGCTGCTCGCCACTCAAAAGCCGttacaggccaggttggtggagagaacatttgctttattttagatgCAGGTGATACGGGGGGAGGGGTGACGTCTGTCCAATGGCCAAGGCCCTCTACTGACAATCAGCGGGTAAGAGGTTTTACAGACAGAGGCgaggggctacatgcagaaacagcacagtcagctctgacagtcatcttgaagttGGTCATTGGTGGTCTGACCAGCGTCGTCTTGTTTTAGGCGCAGTGAGTGTTCAGTTCCgtgtttgttcccatttctttaaggccAGTTCTTGGAGTTGCGGCACCTTTTGTGAGGCTACAGTATGGTCATGATGTAGTTAACGTCTTCCACCTAGTGGGAGGTTTCATTATCTGCAAGACAGCTCAcaagatatggctcagaatattatctgtagcctttgaaaagaaactaaaagtccTCGACTTTGCTTAATAGCTACATTATTATTGTTTGGACTCGTTTAACTGTTTTCCTTCGTTTTTGCATGTTTTAA
The nucleotide sequence above comes from Bos indicus x Bos taurus breed Angus x Brahman F1 hybrid chromosome 18, Bos_hybrid_MaternalHap_v2.0, whole genome shotgun sequence. Encoded proteins:
- the LOC113875734 gene encoding vomeronasal type-1 receptor 4-like → MSFHRDALRTISQAALKTTYLTQIGVGSLANVILLFHNISPVLLGHNQRPPHTILSHMALSNLLFLLSSGVPYTMAAFVLRKPLSGLGCKFVYYVQRVALSTTLCSTCVLSTYQSFTLTPRRAQWVMLRGRAPKVIGPSCFTCWMFSLLMYIYLPVKITGPPDTHNYTDSQDNWFCSVSGNIIGLGYLWFISNAVFIGLMVWSSGSMVLLLHRHHQRVQYILTPTGHHRCPPETRAAHTILMLMVTFVVFYLLNYSFVFHISASSDFRLWLLQVSHVLASCFPTISPLLLLLRDARTLRFCS